In the Kwoniella shivajii chromosome 2, complete sequence genome, one interval contains:
- a CDS encoding mannose-6-phosphate isomerase, class I encodes MSSGLTRLIVHPNDYPWGKVGNDSLAARLTKNASEKGFEIKPDQPYAELWMGTHPTNPAKLYTDQTTLLSKYISSNPSLLGSSKDKFSTPFTGKKGSGTEGQVEGHVPFLFKVLTCKQALPLQIHPNKDLAKKLHEQDPEKYPDVNHKPEIAVCLSPSFLGFASFRPYDQIISFLTTTPEINSLSSELQDKVKTFVSSPSGDNLRPVWEAFLKLSDDEKSVKEFTERVEKQGVEAFKEMKGEGFSGKEKENLVEAVKSSGKYYPGDGGLFSTLFFLNLIELQKGEGMYVGADGPHAWLEGEIVELMALSDNVLNVGFTPDEDKDDPSLVTSVVSCTPKTPSSLKLSSSKFSKSSTGATTVYSTPFEEFSILRIEGDDELKSFDGPAIAVILEGSWDISVKGEQHQSEEQGSTWFIGAGTETSWKTKSQNSEVWIAFYDAKAQGDEVGEK; translated from the exons ATGTCTTCAGGTTTAACACGATTGATCGTTCATCCCAACGACTACCCAT GGGGTAAAGTAGGAAATGATAGTTTGGCAGCTAGGTTAACCAAGAATGCTTCTGAGAAAGGATTCGAGATTAAGCCTGATCAACCTTATGCCGAG TTATGGATGGGAACACATCCTACCAATCCAGCTAAATTGTATACTGATCAAACAACTCTTTTATCAAAATATATATCGTCCAATCCATCGTTATTAggttcatcaaaagataaaTTTTCGACTCCGTTCACAGGTAAAAAGGGATCTGGAACCGAAGGACAAGTCGAAGGACATGTACCATTTTTATTTAAAGTGTTGACTTGTAAACAAGCTTTACcacttcaaattcatccaAATAAGGATTTAGCTAAAAAATTACATGAGCAAGATCCTGAGAAATATCCAGA CGTAAATCATAAACCTGAAATCGCAGTCTGTTtatcaccttccttcctAGGTTTCGCAAGTTTCAGACCGTATGATCAAATCATTTCGTTCCTTACCACTACCCCAGAAATCAATTCATTATCTTCGGAATTACAAGACAAAGTGAAGACGTTCGTTTCTTCTCCATCGGGTGATAATCTTCGACCTGTCTGGGAAGCTTTCTTGAAACTCAgcgatgatgagaagagcGTCAAAGAATTTACTGAAAGAGTGGAGAAACAAGGTGTTGAAGCGTTCAAAGAAATGAAGGGAGAAGGATTCagtggaaaagagaaagaaaaccTCGTTGAAGCTGTCAAAAGTTCCGGAAAGTATTATCCTGGTGATGGAGGGTTATTCAGTACTTT ATTCTTCCTGAATCTCATCGAGTTGCAAAAGGGCGAGGGAATGTATGTTGGTGCTGATGGCCCTCATGCTTGGCTGgaaggag AGATCGTCGAATTAATGGCCCTATCCGACAACGTCCTTAACGTCGGATTCACTCCTGATGAAGACAAGGATGATCCATCTTTAGTAACTAGCGTAGTGAGCTGTACACCCaaaacaccttcatcactcaAATTATCCTCTTCCAAATTCTCCAAATCATCCACTGGAGCAACTACAGTATACTCAACTCCATTCGAAGAATTCAGTATATTGAgaattgaaggtgatgacgaatTGAAGTCGTTCGATGGACCTGCTATAGCTGTGATCTTGGAAGGATCATGGGATATATCAGTTAAAGGGGAACAGCATCAAAGTGAAGAGCAAGGAAGTACTTGGTTCATAGGTGCAGGAACTGAAACGTCTTGGAAAACAAAGTCGCAGAATTCAGAAGTTTGGATAGCTTTTTATGACGCTAAAgctcaaggtgatgaagttgGTGAAAAGTAA
- a CDS encoding cytochrome c oxidase assembly protein COX19 — translation MSFGRPGFADTFKVSPPQRGSFPLDHDGDCKDAMISYLKCLKSNANDNGKCRLQSKKYLECRMDNNLMTRDDMKNLGLGDVVDPDSPTTIISPTTTISSTPSSTPSPAQNAQPKQPIQQERI, via the exons ATGTCATTCGGTAGACCGGGATTCGCAGATACGTTCAAAGTATCACCACCACAACGAGGTTCTTTCCCACTTGATCACGATG GAGATTGTAAAGACGCAATGATCTCATACCTCAAATGCCTTAAATCAAATGCGAACGATAACGGTAAATGTAGATTACAATCTAAGAAATACTTGGAATGCAGGATGGATAA CAATTTAATGACGAGGGACGATATGAAAAATCTTGGGTTGGGAGATGTagttgatcctgattcaCCAACGACAATCATCTCTCCTACAACGACGATATCATCGACACCATCGAGCACACCATCGCCCGCACAAAACGCCCAACCGAAACAACCTATTCAACAAGAAAGAATATGA